The Caulifigura coniformis genome includes a region encoding these proteins:
- a CDS encoding BatD family protein yields MTSPLTKALGGLAVWLALSSLVHSAEPVLLKLKPPEEPVYAGQNVGFTVQLLTTTNFASVPVFQLPRLSGCLVLPPADRPLIGTETVDDTDYASQIHELRFIAIRPGRYQIPAFDVRFESPPEFAKPAIERRLRTTPMTIEAKSPPGAEKYRSILCSRGLKLTETWEPELPKTASVGDTFTRTVTLEAGDMPAMLLPPIPLTAPTGMKVYDDPPDVADHTERGVTTSHRRERVTYVCESGGSFELPGIVLPWWNLDSSTLEQATLPGAKFTVDAVVAPQDAASRGLDRKSQHRWWSVVVLAFLGCAVVVASSLFIRRQRGRADDAHVRFRLLMECCRQSDAPAALTALYGWLDLVGPKNQLSTLSVTSADPDLRQLVDEMETAAVLGSPWDGSPLARRLRLLPDTLANTSSSGTHLLPELNPTA; encoded by the coding sequence ATGACTTCTCCGCTGACGAAAGCCCTGGGTGGCCTCGCCGTCTGGCTCGCGTTGTCGTCGCTCGTGCACTCGGCTGAGCCAGTCCTGTTGAAGCTGAAGCCGCCAGAGGAGCCGGTCTACGCGGGGCAGAACGTCGGCTTTACCGTGCAGCTGCTCACGACCACCAACTTCGCCAGTGTTCCGGTGTTCCAGTTACCCCGGCTGTCGGGGTGTCTCGTACTTCCACCGGCCGACCGTCCCCTCATCGGGACCGAGACCGTCGACGACACCGACTACGCCTCGCAGATACACGAGTTGCGGTTCATCGCGATCCGTCCCGGCAGGTATCAGATCCCGGCCTTCGATGTTCGATTCGAGTCGCCCCCCGAATTCGCCAAGCCGGCAATCGAGCGACGGCTCCGAACGACTCCGATGACGATCGAGGCGAAGTCGCCGCCAGGAGCCGAGAAATACCGCAGCATCCTCTGCTCGCGCGGGCTCAAGCTGACGGAAACCTGGGAGCCGGAGCTTCCGAAGACCGCCAGCGTGGGTGACACGTTCACGCGAACGGTCACGCTGGAGGCCGGCGACATGCCCGCCATGCTGCTCCCCCCCATCCCGCTCACGGCGCCCACCGGAATGAAAGTCTACGACGACCCGCCGGACGTGGCGGATCACACGGAGCGCGGAGTGACCACCAGCCATCGCAGGGAACGGGTCACCTATGTCTGCGAGTCGGGCGGAAGCTTTGAACTCCCCGGGATCGTCCTCCCGTGGTGGAACCTGGATTCATCGACTCTGGAGCAAGCAACCCTGCCGGGGGCAAAGTTCACAGTCGATGCGGTTGTCGCTCCTCAAGACGCCGCATCGCGAGGTCTCGACCGAAAGTCACAGCATAGATGGTGGTCGGTCGTGGTGCTTGCATTCCTCGGCTGCGCTGTCGTTGTCGCTTCGTCGTTGTTCATCCGGAGGCAACGTGGTCGGGCCGATGATGCACATGTCCGGTTTCGGTTGCTGATGGAATGCTGCCGGCAAAGCGATGCACCGGCCGCGCTCACGGCTTTGTATGGATGGCTTGATCTGGTCGGTCCGAAGAATCAGCTGTCAACGTTGTCGGTGACGTCCGCTGATCCGGATCTGCGGCAACTCGTCGACGAGATGGAAACGGCCGCAGTGCTTGGAAGTCCCTGGGATGGTTCTCCACTCGCACGGCGTCTTCGGTTGTTGCCTGACACTTTGGCGAATACGAGCTCTTCAGGGACTCACTTGCTGCCGGAACTCAACCCAACGGCCTAG
- a CDS encoding cation:proton antiporter — protein MNDHLSMMTRLAIGLAMVLWLPRLMERFRVPGILGFILAGVILGPGLTGVLRSDSESITLWAELGKLLFMFFVGFEIDLDKFNQARSKSAYFGALTFALPFAAAIFLGWALGYGWIASVVIGSIIASHTLLAHPILARLGLLERESVLVAISGTIFTDIASMLVLAMAVSVHETGFSWPFLITQLVELAVYVPLVLFGLSKLARKLIIHFGDTAESRVCILLLLIAMAAEMARMIHLEGIVGAFLVGIAVKRAMRGKFAIEQLEVLAKALFIPTFFLATGFLIDLPLLGRTLISRPGVVVGLVGALAVGKYSAAWLASRRWGYPAIESRLMFSITIPQMAATLASAVVGHQAKDASGTRLLEQDFVNAVLVLVVITCVVGPVLTERWGGLLASDANRSQTTIAGCSSVATDIEQT, from the coding sequence ATGAATGATCATCTCTCGATGATGACGAGGCTGGCGATCGGGCTGGCGATGGTTCTCTGGCTGCCGCGTCTCATGGAACGATTCCGCGTCCCGGGGATTCTCGGCTTCATACTCGCAGGCGTCATCCTCGGGCCAGGACTGACTGGCGTTCTGCGCTCCGACAGCGAGAGCATCACGTTGTGGGCGGAGCTTGGCAAGCTGCTGTTCATGTTCTTCGTCGGGTTCGAAATCGATCTCGACAAGTTCAATCAGGCTCGGTCGAAATCCGCTTACTTCGGCGCGTTGACCTTTGCCCTCCCGTTCGCCGCAGCCATCTTCCTGGGGTGGGCCCTGGGCTATGGTTGGATTGCCAGCGTGGTCATTGGATCGATCATCGCGTCGCATACCCTGCTCGCACATCCGATCCTTGCCAGACTCGGGCTTCTCGAGCGTGAGTCGGTTCTGGTGGCGATCAGTGGAACAATCTTCACCGACATTGCGTCGATGCTCGTCCTGGCAATGGCCGTCTCTGTCCATGAAACTGGTTTCAGCTGGCCGTTTCTGATCACCCAACTTGTGGAGCTTGCTGTTTACGTCCCGCTCGTCCTGTTCGGCCTGAGCAAGCTCGCCCGCAAGCTGATCATTCATTTCGGTGACACAGCGGAATCGCGAGTCTGCATTCTCCTGCTGCTCATCGCCATGGCGGCCGAGATGGCCCGCATGATTCATCTGGAGGGAATCGTGGGAGCCTTCCTCGTCGGCATCGCGGTGAAGCGGGCGATGCGTGGAAAGTTTGCGATCGAGCAACTGGAAGTCCTGGCGAAGGCACTTTTCATCCCGACGTTTTTTCTCGCCACTGGCTTCCTGATCGATTTGCCGTTGCTGGGACGTACGCTGATTTCGCGGCCGGGCGTCGTCGTGGGACTGGTCGGCGCACTGGCGGTTGGCAAGTACTCGGCCGCCTGGCTGGCGAGTCGCCGCTGGGGCTATCCCGCAATCGAATCGCGGCTGATGTTCAGCATTACGATTCCGCAGATGGCCGCGACGCTCGCGAGCGCCGTCGTCGGACATCAGGCGAAAGATGCAAGTGGAACACGACTGCTGGAGCAGGACTTCGTAAACGCCGTGCTCGTTCTGGTGGTCATCACGTGCGTCGTCGGCCCGGTCCTCACGGAAAGATGGGGAGGACTTCTTGCAAGTGATGCCAACCGATCGCAGACAACGATCGCAGGCTGCTCGAGTGTCGCGACGGACATTGAGCAGACCTGA